TTTTGTTCTGAAGTTTTCTTGTCTAATTGCGCAAGAATTAATCTTGTTATAGCAACTTCTTTAATGGCTTCAGTGAATTGACCATTTTGTTCTTCGCCTTCAGCTAAAGGATTTTGTTTCATGTATTGAAGAACAAATTGAAGAGGGATAAATTGTTGACCAAAAGCAATGTTAATTGCCCAAAGGTTTTTGTTTTCTTCAGAAATTTCAGCTTTGTCCTTAAATTGTTTCATTAACTCTTCGTGAACTAAAAGTCTCTTTGTTACTTCTTTTTCTTCGTTTAGAACTAATTTGTTAAAATCAGCTTCTGAAGTTTTAATTAAGTCTAAGTAGTCATTGAACTTAATGCCTTGAGTTTTTAAGTTAGCTTTAATCTCTTCTAATCTTTTTTGAGCACCAGTAGCAACTAAAATGTCTGAAATTGCAAATTGGTGTTTTTCAACTAATTCAGCAACTAATGAATCAATTACATTTCTTTGAATTTCAGCATATTTTTTAACTGTTAATATTTCTTTAGCATATGCTCTTGCTTCTTCAATTGTTGAAACATTTGGAAGATGCAATTCTTTAACATTCTTTTCATCTAAAGTGATTTTTTCTAATCTTTTAGCATCTAGAATTTCACATTCAAAAACTGCTGGTTGGCCTTTAAGGGTAGGCACTGCATAGTTTTCTGGGAATGTAACATTAACTTCACCTTTTCAGCCAACACTTTTGCCAACTAATTGGTCTTCAAAAGTGTCAATAAATGTTTCGCTACCTAATTTTAGATCAAATTGGTCAGCCTCGCCACCTTCAAAAGGTTCATTGTTTACAAAACCCTTATATTTAAGTGTAACAACGTCACCTAATTTTGTTTTATCTTTTTTGTCAAGTGGCATTAATAAAGCGTTTTTGCTTAATAATTCATCTAAATATGAATCAATATCAGCTTCAGTTACTTTTAATTTGCTAACTTTTGTCTTAATTGATTCATCTAGCTTAATGCCTGATAAGTCAGGAAGTAATGGAAACTCAATTTTAATAACAGATGATTCTTCTGCTAAAACAGGTAATTCTAATAAAACAGCATTTTGCAATGCATTTTCATGTTGCTTTTTAACTTCTTCAAAAATTTCGTCAGCAAAAACATTATATGCCTCATGAATTGAATCACTTGCAACAGTAACTGGTGTTACATATTTATCAACTATGTGTTTAGGAGCTTTACCAGGTCTAAAACCA
This sequence is a window from Mycoplasmopsis agalactiae PG2. Protein-coding genes within it:
- the tig gene encoding trigger factor, which encodes MSAKSIELNKEKGSVVVEYEFTGEKWTNIFNKTKANKIKKLKVDGFRPGKAPKHIVDKYVTPVTVASDSIHEAYNVFADEIFEEVKKQHENALQNAVLLELPVLAEESSVIKIEFPLLPDLSGIKLDESIKTKVSKLKVTEADIDSYLDELLSKNALLMPLDKKDKTKLGDVVTLKYKGFVNNEPFEGGEADQFDLKLGSETFIDTFEDQLVGKSVGWKGEVNVTFPENYAVPTLKGQPAVFECEILDAKRLEKITLDEKNVKELHLPNVSTIEEARAYAKEILTVKKYAEIQRNVIDSLVAELVEKHQFAISDILVATGAQKRLEEIKANLKTQGIKFNDYLDLIKTSEADFNKLVLNEEKEVTKRLLVHEELMKQFKDKAEISEENKNLWAINIAFGQQFIPLQFVLQYMKQNPLAEGEEQNGQFTEAIKEVAITRLILAQLDKKTSEQNDKVALELANKLIKQAEEDIKKFEEEAKKIHEEELAEEAKKAESKEENK